The following are from one region of the Halomonas qaidamensis genome:
- a CDS encoding hybrid sensor histidine kinase/response regulator gives MALFQLAANSEIAADNAALREENRRLRKVCQALMERVESGASPNSAPYAAFERSVLLAEQVRERTDALHRTLDELSQVNARLLAANAEAEAANLSKTKFLAAVSHDLLQPLNAARLFASALETHALPDDSQALVGHIGRSLKDVEGLLGTLVDISRLDAGVLHADKAPFAVSTLLDALAEEYRQVATVRGLTLHYVPSSVVVESDLALLARVVRNFLSNAVRYTEQGHILLGCRRRANGLEIMVGDTGPGIPEPQRQAIFLEFRRANQSPSNHSRGLGLGLAIVDRISTMLEHPVSLISQLGHGSLFSVLVPFSVSVTHAASSAGSSSAVYAQKALPMSEAWQQDPLQGCVIWVIDDDPAIIEGMQALLGSWGCRVRAAATVSALEAASDGEHPAVLLVDYHLGDHRENGIDLAARLRRRYPGLATVVITANHEAALKRATREAGMHCLLKPLKPLRLKMLLGTLLESHI, from the coding sequence TTGGCGCTCTTCCAACTAGCGGCGAATAGCGAAATAGCGGCGGATAACGCCGCACTACGCGAGGAAAACCGCCGTTTGCGTAAGGTATGCCAAGCGCTAATGGAGCGTGTGGAGTCGGGCGCCAGCCCCAACAGCGCCCCCTATGCAGCGTTTGAGCGTTCGGTGTTGCTGGCAGAGCAAGTGCGTGAACGCACCGACGCACTCCACCGCACTCTAGACGAACTCAGCCAAGTGAATGCGCGGCTGCTGGCAGCTAATGCCGAAGCTGAGGCAGCTAATCTCTCTAAAACCAAGTTTTTGGCAGCGGTTAGCCATGATCTGCTACAGCCGTTAAACGCTGCGCGATTATTTGCCAGTGCATTAGAAACCCATGCGTTGCCGGATGACTCCCAAGCCTTGGTGGGTCACATAGGGCGTTCGTTAAAAGATGTCGAAGGGCTTTTAGGCACCCTGGTAGATATTTCCCGTTTAGATGCAGGTGTGCTTCACGCAGACAAAGCACCTTTTGCCGTAAGTACACTGCTAGATGCCTTAGCAGAAGAGTACCGGCAGGTGGCCACCGTTCGTGGACTGACGCTTCACTACGTGCCGTCGAGCGTGGTGGTCGAGTCTGATCTAGCGCTGCTGGCGCGTGTCGTGCGCAATTTTCTCAGCAATGCTGTGCGCTACACTGAGCAGGGCCACATACTGCTGGGCTGTCGACGACGCGCCAATGGTCTTGAAATTATGGTAGGCGATACTGGGCCGGGTATACCGGAGCCACAGCGCCAGGCGATTTTTCTGGAGTTCCGCCGCGCCAACCAATCTCCTAGCAATCACAGCCGTGGGCTTGGGCTAGGGCTAGCGATCGTAGACCGAATTAGCACGATGTTAGAGCACCCTGTTTCTCTTATCTCGCAGCTTGGGCATGGCTCTCTATTTTCTGTGCTGGTTCCTTTTTCTGTGTCAGTAACTCATGCAGCCTCAAGCGCAGGCTCATCCTCCGCTGTGTATGCTCAAAAAGCGCTGCCGATGTCTGAAGCTTGGCAGCAGGATCCCTTGCAAGGCTGTGTCATATGGGTGATTGATGATGATCCCGCAATTATAGAAGGGATGCAGGCGCTGCTGGGCAGTTGGGGGTGTCGGGTGAGGGCGGCGGCGACAGTGAGTGCATTAGAAGCGGCGAGTGACGGTGAGCATCCGGCCGTACTGTTGGTGGACTACCATCTGGGCGATCATCGTGAAAATGGAATCGATCTGGCAGCACGGTTGCGTCGTCGCTACCCAGGGTTAGCCACCGTGGTCATCACTGCCAATCATGAAGCTGCTTTGAAGCGGGCCACCCGTGAAGCAGGTATGCACTGTTTGTTAAAACCGCTTAAGCCACTGCGCTTAAAGATGCTGTTAGGAACGCTCTTAGAGAGCCACATTTAA
- the nosP gene encoding nitric oxide-sensing protein NosP, whose translation MTAPKNSGIETAASNQLNPSQAAHELGQQLVHEHLGFVLFFCSAEYPLEELAAALDGVFDKVPMSGCTTAGEITPQGYDRGSVVAIGFDSRLFAIETALIDDLDHFDLSRAQPLIDTLLERCRLQAVAPVNEHSFALTLLDGLSSREEQVLATLDAALGRIPSFGGSAGDDNHLTHTHVYANGQFHTRAAVVVMLNTRLPFEVFSTHHLEPLAHKLVVTEADRDQRRVLELNGLPAAEVYAALVECSVDALSPSIFAQHPLAVCIGGQHYIRSIQRVNEDASLTFYCAVETGIVLTAMQPAPLLSDLDAMLKRMQQRLGATPAIIGCDCFLRRMALESLQQLDQASALLRQARVVGFNTYGEQHHGMHVNQTFTGVAFGALPTSGE comes from the coding sequence ATGACAGCACCGAAGAATAGCGGTATTGAGACCGCCGCAAGTAACCAGCTAAACCCCTCCCAAGCCGCCCACGAACTTGGTCAACAGCTAGTTCATGAGCACTTGGGGTTTGTACTGTTTTTTTGTAGTGCTGAGTATCCGTTAGAGGAACTAGCCGCTGCCCTTGATGGTGTGTTTGATAAAGTGCCGATGAGTGGCTGCACAACAGCTGGCGAAATTACACCGCAAGGCTACGATCGAGGATCAGTGGTTGCGATAGGTTTTGATAGTCGCTTATTTGCGATTGAAACTGCGTTAATCGATGACCTTGATCACTTTGACCTTAGCCGGGCACAACCCCTCATCGATACCTTGCTGGAGCGATGTCGTCTGCAGGCGGTCGCGCCAGTGAATGAGCATAGCTTTGCACTGACGTTGTTAGATGGTTTGTCCAGTCGTGAAGAACAGGTATTAGCAACCTTAGATGCTGCTCTTGGCCGTATTCCCAGCTTTGGCGGCTCAGCCGGTGATGATAACCATCTTACCCATACCCATGTTTATGCGAATGGGCAGTTTCATACCCGCGCCGCCGTGGTGGTAATGCTTAACACGCGACTACCGTTTGAGGTGTTTTCTACCCACCATCTTGAACCGCTTGCCCATAAGTTGGTGGTAACAGAAGCTGACCGAGATCAGCGGCGAGTGTTAGAGCTGAACGGTTTGCCTGCTGCGGAAGTGTACGCAGCGCTAGTAGAGTGTTCTGTTGATGCACTATCGCCATCCATTTTTGCTCAGCACCCGCTAGCGGTTTGTATTGGCGGACAACATTATATCCGTTCAATACAACGCGTGAATGAAGACGCCAGTCTCACCTTCTACTGTGCGGTAGAAACGGGCATTGTGCTAACGGCGATGCAGCCTGCGCCGCTACTCTCCGATTTAGACGCAATGTTAAAGCGTATGCAGCAGCGCCTAGGGGCAACTCCTGCGATTATAGGCTGTGACTGCTTCTTACGACGTATGGCGCTTGAGTCCCTGCAACAGCTAGATCAGGCATCCGCACTGCTTCGGCAGGCACGGGTGGTTGGGTTTAATACCTACGGTGAACAGCACCATGGCATGCATGTGAATCAAACGTTTACGGGGGTGGCTTTTGGCGCTCTTCCAACTAGCGGCGAATAG
- a CDS encoding ATP-binding protein has protein sequence MSVSRSIARAPRLLRYPRRFKVVAMITVLLFAAALVVAALAAWRQDNLTQSLREDTAWVVYKLDRDAVQLFNHLLASTRGPLSPADQDELNLRFELLYSRMTLLQEGEVSLLLENISMANSLLAQIQQQLETLDPMFEPHASLPQLPVAELETELLALTRLTERFVIAINGFLAESATQERALLSVLYKLLMSLLVGMSFAVLLVIVFLVREMRESAAARREQEQLSRQLEVTATQAQAANHAKSDFLAMVSHEIRTPLNGVIGMSELLREPASLAQVEDYARTIHDSANQLLAMINEILDFSKIEAGHLTLETSPTALKPLVDSVISLFAPRAKAKGLQLTLVIDPLVPAWVMIDASRLRQILLNLIANAIKFTDHGEVNIHIYSTVNYLSFEICDTGCGLSEEQQASLFEPFQQADESVARRFGGTGLGLAICKRLSEAMQGRLGVRSIPGQGSTFWCELPLVEASPVSAPLPSEPMLDFAGTSLLLVEDNAVNRKVATGLLARLGCDVVCAENGQDALEMVQAQQVHLIFMDIQLPDIDGITVTKRLRSQGGWLANVPIVAMTAGGIDDVRQRCLAAGMSDYITKPLSLLALSNVLSLQLFTVSRPYALPALPSYQDQHESQPLLNRETLDTLTVSLGTERIDQLIMLYHQQVSDYSAQLAAYLGSAALLTTEQAKQVARLAHQLRGESLGVGAERLAAEAKRLEILVSNTTASSQDLTESLSLLRQTASRTHAALEKWRRDDSTEE, from the coding sequence ATGTCCGTTAGCCGATCTATAGCACGGGCCCCCCGGCTGTTGCGTTATCCACGGCGCTTTAAAGTGGTTGCCATGATTACCGTCCTGCTATTCGCGGCAGCCTTGGTAGTGGCTGCCTTAGCGGCTTGGCGTCAAGATAATTTGACGCAAAGTTTGAGAGAGGATACAGCCTGGGTTGTCTATAAACTTGACCGAGACGCCGTTCAACTATTCAATCACCTGCTTGCCTCTACCCGAGGGCCCCTTTCACCTGCCGATCAAGATGAGCTCAACCTGCGTTTCGAGCTGCTTTATAGTCGTATGACGTTGTTACAAGAGGGCGAAGTAAGCCTGTTATTAGAAAACATTAGCATGGCGAACTCGCTATTAGCACAAATACAGCAGCAGCTAGAAACGCTAGATCCAATGTTTGAACCCCACGCGTCACTTCCTCAACTGCCGGTTGCTGAACTAGAGACGGAACTACTGGCACTCACTCGGTTAACAGAGCGGTTTGTGATCGCGATTAATGGTTTTTTAGCCGAGTCTGCGACGCAAGAGCGCGCTTTATTAAGTGTGTTATATAAGCTTCTAATGTCGCTACTGGTGGGGATGAGTTTCGCTGTACTGCTAGTAATTGTGTTTCTTGTGCGTGAAATGAGAGAAAGCGCTGCTGCTCGGCGTGAGCAAGAGCAACTGAGCCGCCAACTTGAAGTCACTGCCACGCAGGCACAAGCTGCGAATCATGCTAAATCTGACTTTTTAGCGATGGTTAGCCATGAAATTCGCACGCCGCTCAACGGCGTTATTGGTATGAGTGAATTGTTGCGTGAACCAGCTAGTCTTGCGCAAGTGGAAGACTATGCCCGTACGATTCATGACAGCGCCAATCAGCTGCTGGCGATGATCAATGAAATTCTAGATTTTTCAAAGATCGAAGCGGGGCACCTAACACTTGAAACTTCGCCGACCGCTCTTAAACCACTCGTCGATAGTGTCATCTCACTCTTTGCGCCTCGTGCTAAAGCAAAAGGCCTGCAGTTAACGTTAGTTATTGATCCTTTGGTGCCTGCCTGGGTAATGATTGATGCTAGCCGGCTGCGTCAGATTTTGCTTAACCTCATTGCTAACGCCATTAAATTTACTGACCACGGAGAGGTCAATATACATATTTATTCCACCGTCAATTACCTGTCATTTGAGATTTGTGACACTGGTTGCGGCTTGAGTGAGGAGCAGCAAGCATCACTATTTGAACCTTTCCAGCAAGCGGACGAGTCAGTGGCTCGCCGATTCGGCGGGACTGGGCTAGGGCTAGCGATTTGTAAACGTTTGAGCGAAGCCATGCAGGGGCGCTTAGGAGTACGAAGTATACCAGGGCAGGGCAGCACATTTTGGTGTGAGCTGCCCCTTGTAGAAGCTAGCCCCGTATCTGCGCCGTTGCCGTCCGAACCGATGCTGGATTTTGCGGGTACTTCCTTACTGTTGGTAGAAGATAATGCGGTCAATCGTAAAGTCGCGACTGGGCTACTGGCGCGTCTCGGGTGCGATGTAGTCTGTGCTGAAAATGGTCAAGATGCCCTGGAAATGGTGCAGGCTCAGCAAGTGCACCTCATCTTTATGGATATCCAACTGCCGGATATCGATGGTATCACTGTGACTAAGCGTCTTCGCTCTCAAGGCGGGTGGTTGGCTAACGTACCCATTGTGGCCATGACCGCTGGTGGCATAGACGATGTTCGCCAGCGCTGTTTGGCAGCAGGAATGAGCGACTACATTACTAAACCGTTGTCCTTACTCGCCCTTAGCAATGTGCTATCACTGCAGCTCTTTACGGTTTCGCGTCCCTACGCATTGCCAGCCTTGCCTTCATATCAGGATCAGCATGAATCACAGCCCTTACTTAACCGTGAAACACTCGATACGTTGACTGTGTCGTTGGGGACTGAAAGGATCGATCAACTCATCATGCTATATCACCAGCAAGTGAGTGATTACTCTGCGCAGCTGGCTGCCTACCTGGGAAGTGCCGCCTTGCTAACAACAGAGCAAGCCAAGCAAGTGGCGCGCTTAGCCCACCAGTTGCGCGGTGAATCGCTTGGCGTAGGGGCGGAACGCTTGGCCGCCGAGGCAAAACGGCTAGAAATACTCGTTAGTAACACTACTGCTTCATCGCAGGATTTGACTGAAAGCCTGAGCCTACTGAGACAAACCGCTTCGCGAACCCATGCAGCGTTGGAGAAATGGCGCCGTGATGACAGCACCGAAGAATAG
- a CDS encoding molybdopterin-dependent oxidoreductase, which produces MLAFSAAQAGQVEEGAGTLTAPEGPVILTIKGNIEQFNTAQEARFDRAMLQALPQHSFETGTPWTEGSSAYSGPLMRTLLEHVGLSGDNTENSVHVSALNGYEAQIPISDFYEYDVILAVEREGKSIPIREYGPLWVLYPFSQDKALLSEKMRFRAVWQVMQINVR; this is translated from the coding sequence ATGCTGGCATTCAGCGCTGCCCAAGCGGGTCAAGTGGAAGAGGGGGCAGGGACGCTAACTGCGCCAGAAGGGCCTGTTATTCTGACAATTAAGGGAAACATTGAGCAGTTTAATACGGCACAGGAGGCGCGTTTTGACCGCGCTATGTTACAAGCCTTGCCACAACACTCTTTTGAAACAGGCACACCCTGGACAGAAGGCAGCAGTGCTTACAGTGGGCCGCTAATGCGCACGCTATTAGAGCACGTTGGTCTTTCTGGAGATAACACCGAAAACAGTGTTCATGTCTCCGCCTTAAATGGGTACGAAGCACAAATCCCGATCAGTGATTTTTATGAGTATGACGTGATTTTGGCAGTAGAGCGTGAAGGTAAAAGTATCCCAATCCGTGAGTATGGGCCTCTTTGGGTGCTCTATCCCTTCAGTCAAGATAAAGCACTACTGAGTGAAAAAATGCGTTTTAGAGCGGTTTGGCAAGTTATGCAGATAAATGTCCGTTAG
- a CDS encoding DUF2189 domain-containing protein — MNAATTKTHDRADTANVKITINKVGMDRPRAWLAAGFEDFRRATAISLTYGMFWVGLSIAITAGAITLGYWYWLLPMIAGFMFVGPLVAVGSYGISLALERGRVPNLGDAFGSWRPHAGQLAMMGVMMMIFFLAWIRLATLLFALFFGFEVPNPATLYTSLLTTPEGLGMIAVGSVAGGILAFGAFAISSVAIPTLMDQDLTFMEGIEASVRCIAKNFRPMLLWAAILTGCVLVGVMTFYIGLALILPVLGHASWHAYEDLVRIETVENLKT; from the coding sequence ATGAATGCAGCTACAACAAAAACGCACGACCGAGCAGATACGGCTAACGTGAAAATTACGATTAATAAGGTGGGAATGGATCGGCCGCGGGCATGGCTTGCCGCGGGGTTTGAAGATTTTCGTCGTGCAACGGCCATCAGTTTGACCTACGGCATGTTTTGGGTGGGTTTAAGCATCGCCATTACCGCGGGCGCAATAACACTCGGCTATTGGTACTGGTTGTTACCCATGATCGCGGGATTTATGTTTGTGGGGCCGCTGGTAGCGGTAGGTTCTTATGGTATTAGTCTCGCTCTTGAGCGAGGAAGGGTTCCTAATCTTGGAGATGCGTTCGGTAGTTGGCGTCCTCACGCAGGTCAGCTAGCAATGATGGGCGTGATGATGATGATTTTCTTTCTCGCCTGGATTCGTCTTGCAACGCTGCTGTTCGCGCTATTCTTTGGGTTTGAGGTACCTAACCCTGCAACCCTTTACACCTCTTTGCTTACTACGCCTGAAGGCTTAGGTATGATTGCTGTAGGGTCAGTAGCAGGCGGTATTCTCGCTTTCGGCGCGTTTGCGATTAGTTCAGTGGCTATCCCAACATTAATGGATCAAGACCTTACGTTTATGGAAGGAATCGAAGCTAGCGTACGTTGTATTGCCAAAAACTTCCGTCCTATGCTGTTGTGGGCTGCTATTCTGACTGGATGCGTACTGGTTGGTGTGATGACCTTTTACATTGGCTTGGCACTAATACTACCTGTACTAGGCCATGCAAGCTGGCATGCCTATGAAGATTTAGTTCGTATTGAGACAGTCGAAAACCTCAAGACCTGA
- a CDS encoding universal stress protein — protein sequence MYHKVLLPVDLNEEASWKKALPTAITLCQTFGASLHVVTVLPEFTMPMVGAYFPKNFSEKAHAALKEAQHKFIQEHVPEGIKTQSVIVDGSPWEAIIKVGKKLDIDLIVMASHTKRKFVDYVLGPNAEHVVHHAKVSVMIVR from the coding sequence ATGTATCATAAAGTGCTACTACCGGTTGATTTGAACGAGGAGGCGTCTTGGAAAAAGGCGCTGCCCACGGCCATTACACTGTGCCAAACCTTCGGAGCTTCACTCCACGTGGTTACAGTGCTTCCGGAGTTTACGATGCCCATGGTCGGCGCGTACTTTCCAAAGAACTTTTCTGAAAAAGCCCATGCCGCGTTGAAAGAAGCGCAGCATAAGTTTATTCAGGAACATGTGCCTGAGGGAATTAAGACTCAGAGTGTGATTGTCGACGGATCTCCCTGGGAAGCCATCATTAAGGTGGGTAAAAAGCTAGATATCGACCTGATCGTGATGGCATCACACACCAAGCGAAAATTTGTCGACTACGTGCTAGGTCCCAACGCGGAACATGTGGTTCATCATGCCAAAGTATCAGTAATGATTGTGCGCTGA
- a CDS encoding TRAP transporter permease has translation MRDDKKPSAVADSDLEDMVASSDTGARKPLGVPGKLLVSIAAIWSLFQLWIASPVPYMVGFGVFSATEARSIHLAFALFLAFMAYPAFKRSPRDRIPLADWVLAAVATFCGAYLFIFYSDLAQRPGLPITQDIVVGIIGILMLLEATRRALGPPLMIVAAIFIIYSLFGPYMPGILAHRGVSLGGLINHQWLGTQGVFGIALGVSTSFVFLFVLFGALLDKAGAGNYFIKVAFSMLGHFKGGPAKAAVVASGMTGLISGSSIANTVTTGTFTIPMMKRVGFSAEKAGAVEVSSSVNGQIMPPVMGAAAFLMVEYVGISYVEVIKHAFLPALISYIALIYIVHLEALKANMKGLPSSNPARPLLNKVIGFLTGLLLLMGLSIAVYYGLGWLKPVLGDATPWVVSIGLAVIYIGLLKISSHYPELEMDDPNSEFVELPQTRPTVMVGLHYILPVVVLVWCLMVERLSPGLSAFWATVFMIFIMVTQRPVIAIFRGRSQMAADIKEGFKDLWDGLVTGARNMIGIGIATATAGIVVGAVSQTGVGLVLADVVEILSGGNLMMILLLTALLSLILGMGLPTTANYIVVSALMAPVIVLLGQQNGLIVPLIAVHLFVFYFGIMADVTPPVGLASFAAAAVSGGDPLRTGFQAFYYSLRTAALPFLFIFNTDLLLIDVTVMQGIVVFIVATAAMLIFAAGTQGYMVTRNRWYESLLLLLIAFTLFRPGFWMDKIHDPYESVPPAQFTEALDRVDDGSNLRVQIAGEDDFGSPMTTYILVPVPRGENGEERLANLGLELYVDGDQTLVDFVEFGSQAADLGFDFDQEILEVLAPVDRWTKEWMWLPALGVFGLVVLMQRRRRRQEIENETAATV, from the coding sequence ATGCGTGATGACAAAAAACCTTCGGCAGTTGCTGATAGTGACCTGGAGGATATGGTCGCATCGAGCGACACTGGGGCCAGAAAGCCCCTTGGCGTACCCGGTAAGCTGCTCGTCAGTATTGCAGCCATCTGGTCGCTCTTTCAGCTGTGGATTGCGTCGCCAGTTCCTTACATGGTGGGGTTTGGCGTATTTAGTGCCACAGAAGCACGCTCAATTCATTTGGCGTTTGCGCTGTTTTTAGCGTTTATGGCGTACCCAGCGTTTAAGCGTTCGCCTCGGGACCGAATTCCTCTTGCTGACTGGGTATTAGCGGCAGTCGCAACATTCTGTGGCGCCTATCTGTTTATTTTTTACTCGGACTTGGCTCAGCGGCCAGGGCTGCCCATCACCCAGGATATCGTTGTTGGTATTATTGGCATTTTGATGCTGCTGGAAGCCACGCGGCGTGCCCTGGGGCCACCGTTGATGATCGTGGCGGCTATTTTTATTATTTATTCGCTGTTTGGGCCGTACATGCCAGGCATCTTGGCGCACCGTGGTGTCAGCCTGGGGGGGTTAATCAACCACCAGTGGCTGGGAACGCAAGGGGTATTTGGTATTGCCCTTGGTGTATCAACGAGTTTTGTTTTCCTCTTTGTACTGTTTGGCGCGTTACTAGATAAAGCGGGAGCAGGTAACTACTTCATCAAAGTGGCATTTTCAATGCTTGGCCACTTTAAAGGCGGCCCTGCAAAGGCAGCGGTTGTTGCTTCCGGTATGACCGGTTTGATCTCGGGGTCGTCGATTGCCAACACGGTAACGACAGGCACATTTACGATTCCGATGATGAAGCGAGTCGGCTTTAGTGCAGAAAAGGCGGGTGCCGTTGAGGTGTCTTCTTCGGTGAATGGCCAAATTATGCCACCTGTCATGGGCGCCGCAGCGTTTCTTATGGTGGAATATGTTGGTATTTCTTATGTAGAAGTCATTAAGCATGCCTTCTTACCGGCTCTTATCTCTTATATTGCGCTGATTTATATTGTTCACCTTGAAGCGCTTAAAGCCAATATGAAAGGGCTACCCTCAAGTAACCCTGCTCGCCCGTTATTAAATAAAGTGATTGGTTTTTTGACCGGTCTACTGTTATTGATGGGACTTTCGATTGCTGTTTACTATGGCCTTGGCTGGTTAAAGCCCGTTTTGGGTGATGCAACGCCGTGGGTTGTTTCTATAGGCTTAGCTGTTATTTATATTGGGCTGCTGAAAATAAGCTCTCATTATCCCGAGCTTGAGATGGATGATCCCAATTCTGAGTTTGTGGAGCTGCCGCAAACACGGCCAACCGTTATGGTGGGGTTACACTATATTCTTCCGGTCGTCGTGTTGGTGTGGTGTTTGATGGTAGAGCGCCTTTCACCAGGTCTTTCGGCTTTCTGGGCGACCGTGTTTATGATTTTTATCATGGTGACCCAGCGGCCTGTTATTGCCATCTTCCGTGGCCGTAGCCAAATGGCGGCTGATATTAAAGAAGGCTTCAAAGATTTATGGGATGGGTTGGTAACCGGCGCGCGCAATATGATCGGTATCGGTATTGCCACGGCGACAGCAGGAATTGTAGTAGGTGCAGTATCGCAAACAGGCGTAGGACTTGTATTGGCCGACGTAGTGGAAATTCTCTCAGGGGGTAACCTGATGATGATTCTGCTGCTGACGGCGCTACTGAGTTTGATTCTTGGGATGGGACTACCAACTACCGCTAACTACATTGTTGTTTCAGCACTGATGGCTCCTGTCATTGTGCTGCTGGGCCAGCAAAATGGCCTGATTGTTCCCCTTATTGCTGTGCATCTGTTTGTCTTTTACTTCGGCATTATGGCTGACGTGACACCACCTGTGGGGTTGGCATCGTTTGCGGCGGCTGCGGTGTCCGGTGGGGATCCGTTGCGCACTGGTTTCCAGGCGTTTTACTACAGCTTGCGCACAGCAGCACTGCCGTTCCTGTTCATTTTTAACACGGATTTGTTATTAATCGATGTCACGGTGATGCAGGGGATAGTGGTGTTTATTGTTGCCACGGCAGCAATGCTGATTTTTGCAGCAGGCACCCAAGGTTATATGGTCACTCGTAATCGGTGGTATGAGTCGTTACTGTTGTTATTGATTGCCTTCACGCTGTTCCGCCCTGGTTTTTGGATGGATAAAATCCATGACCCCTACGAATCGGTGCCGCCTGCGCAGTTTACAGAAGCCCTAGATCGTGTGGATGACGGTAGTAATTTACGTGTTCAGATCGCTGGTGAAGATGATTTCGGCTCGCCAATGACTACCTATATTCTGGTGCCTGTACCGCGTGGCGAAAATGGCGAAGAGCGATTGGCCAATCTTGGTTTAGAGCTCTATGTTGATGGCGATCAGACGCTAGTCGACTTTGTTGAGTTTGGTAGCCAAGCGGCTGATCTAGGCTTCGATTTTGATCAGGAAATTCTTGAGGTTCTCGCACCGGTAGATCGCTGGACCAAAGAATGGATGTGGCTACCTGCACTTGGGGTCTTCGGCTTAGTAGTACTTATGCAGCGTCGTCGGCGTCGTCAAGAGATAGAAAATGAGACGGCCGCTACTGTCTAA
- a CDS encoding TAXI family TRAP transporter solute-binding subunit, translating to MKRHVFSTAAFSGALIAAASFASPAVAQDRYITIGTGGQTGVYYVVGQSVCRMVNRGSDEHNIRCNAPSTGGSVANVNGMKSGELDMGVVQSDVQYRAYNGEANFEEDGAWEDMRAVFTMHGEPLTVVARANSGIENISDFPGKRVNIGNPGSGQRNTMDVVMDAFGWDEDTFALASQLDAAEQAAALSDNNIDAMVYVVGHPNGSIQEATTTIDARIVSVTGDEIDGLIEEYPYYTRSVIPGGLYRGNDEDVETFGVAATFVSSTAVDEDVIYETVKAVFENFDRFKRLHPAFENLNEEDMISDGLTAPLHDGAARYYRERGWIE from the coding sequence ATGAAACGCCATGTATTTTCTACGGCGGCCTTTTCCGGCGCGTTGATTGCCGCGGCAAGCTTTGCCTCTCCGGCAGTAGCGCAAGATCGTTACATCACGATTGGCACCGGTGGTCAAACGGGCGTTTACTACGTGGTAGGCCAGTCGGTCTGCCGCATGGTGAACCGCGGTAGTGATGAGCACAACATTCGCTGTAACGCACCGTCTACCGGTGGCTCAGTTGCAAACGTAAACGGTATGAAGAGCGGTGAACTGGATATGGGCGTTGTCCAGTCTGATGTTCAATACCGCGCGTATAACGGCGAAGCTAACTTTGAAGAAGACGGTGCTTGGGAAGATATGCGCGCTGTCTTTACTATGCATGGCGAACCGCTGACCGTTGTTGCCCGTGCCAATTCCGGTATTGAGAACATCAGCGATTTCCCTGGCAAGCGCGTCAATATCGGTAACCCTGGTTCTGGTCAGCGTAATACCATGGATGTTGTCATGGATGCGTTTGGTTGGGACGAAGACACTTTCGCACTGGCTTCTCAGTTAGATGCTGCTGAACAGGCTGCCGCGCTGTCTGACAACAACATTGATGCCATGGTGTATGTCGTTGGGCACCCTAATGGGTCTATCCAGGAAGCAACCACGACTATCGATGCACGCATAGTGTCGGTGACGGGTGACGAGATTGACGGCCTGATTGAAGAGTATCCTTACTACACTCGCTCTGTTATTCCGGGCGGTCTGTACCGTGGTAACGATGAAGATGTGGAAACCTTTGGTGTAGCGGCAACGTTTGTATCTTCTACTGCCGTTGATGAAGATGTTATTTATGAAACTGTCAAAGCGGTTTTTGAAAACTTTGACCGCTTCAAGCGTCTGCACCCCGCGTTTGAAAACCTCAACGAAGAAGACATGATTTCAGACGGCCTGACCGCACCACTGCATGACGGCGCAGCACGTTACTACCGTGAGCGTGGCTGGATCGAGTAA